A section of the Corvus hawaiiensis isolate bCorHaw1 chromosome 14, bCorHaw1.pri.cur, whole genome shotgun sequence genome encodes:
- the AMER1 gene encoding APC membrane recruitment protein 1, with product METGSPEERDGGDQRREEGGDAPPDSANGSVLTAEPQQPPPGKLRKTAFKLFGGKRSICTLPSFFGGRGKKGLSKCKTHDGLSSAACDKGSGTQPDSPSEGSRDGHPGPLPSSRSAQLAVDSGARGDLGQQDSSPPGSIEGCDKKPNGEKSSFPRPKKGLKGFFNSIRRHRKSKAAENEKAELPEWNGDTEEAGNAPGMAVESQGAAEGRGAGPVPEATACPGGSGGDPSCGEATEPTCPVADGGSSEGDTMAVPGNGDVPDTKSEAETAACTEFDRESLLLAFHPDLMDNEPPCLHSGDLLSLILDDVTSLKSFDSLTGCGDDIAEPDIAESSISVERSRDATKRSSCLVTYQGGGEEMAIPEEAEEYLHQVWDSGVPGDRSYGAQVSSSSLETHASHEADAHPYMGDAMDGVDLLTPQSDQQESAPNSDEGYYDSTTPGPEDEAGEELKKDRLPRDSYSGDALYEFDTLMSPSHGEESLFEGKVPRQGIFSYFMDFCLPAEKSLIQQMMDQKRGLMEAEEEGLAAIQKELLYWELQREPVLKRLDVSSKEKCPREKQCIECKSRAAGSIGKSQSGLGSEQVASHTPTQAVNGGVAVARAENPEWRDFPGTLCPENCYNSQKAPGSCLTQLTKNNPGFNTDLDCGMFGDSIHGSVAPAKAGMFPGFRLPEQERGGGAEPSPGEPQVGSEPEHAVSFSQALVEFASSGTLFSSLSESLGSSASSSSFTQNLPALPTMVTFDVVDVEQDGEGECEQHPELTAGEDIAEAFDDSYGQKESLAECDERMSPGFSPGSFQSCNWGVASLPRHLRLHGLSPSMPAPLSVDRRSRSLDTESLEFELAELQGARSGPQPCRLWARREASRKDSAGARRSRSKEEGELVAPEGGSSWPGLRHLQPGTDTAPGGMELWGFVPAGAVESIWEPSEPPDTVSPFLPLSRGGTGEAPQRRPQDPELSRHPLRPSNLPLQLETRWGWEAAGSYRYHGDVPKLSRLLPLGEAELPPSFTFTCSPEHRTKGKPVGIAQGVPQHPSGSSGDTEGPERCPEPLKGRATPGHGGCRSAVLSVTDAE from the coding sequence ATGGAAACGGGCAGCCCGGAGGAGCGGGACGGAGGGGACCAGCGGCGGGAGGAGGGCGGGGACGCCCCTCCCGACAGCGCCAACGGCTCGGTGCTGACAGCGGAGCCGCAGCAGCCGCCCCCCGGCAAGCTGAGGAAAACGGCCTTCAAGCTGTTCGGGGGCAAGCGCAGCATCTGCACCCTGCCCAGCTTCTTCGGTGGCCGCGGCAAGAAGGGGCTCAGCAAGTGCAAGACCCACGACGggctgagcagtgctgcctgTGACAAGGGCAGTGGGACACAGCCGGACAGCCCCTcggagggcagcagggatgggcatCCCGGCCCACTgcccagctcccgcagcgctCAGCTGGCTGTGGACTCTGGTGCCAGGGGGGATTTGGGCCAGCAGGACAGCTCTCCCCCCGGCAGTATTGAGGGCTGTGACAAAAAGCCCAATGGGGAGAAATCCTCTTTCCCCAGACCCAAAAAAGGGCTGAAAGGATTCTTTAACAGCATCCGGCGCCACCGGAAGAGCAAGGCTGCCGAGAATGAGAAGGCAGAGCTCCCCGAGTGGAACGGGGACACGGAGGAGGCCGGGAATGCTCCTGGAATGGCAGTGGAGAGCCAAGGGGCCGCAGAGGGCAGGGGAGCAGGGCCGGTCCCTGAGGCCACGGCCTGCccggggggctcagggggtgACCCCAGCTGTGGTGAGGCCACTGAGCCCACTTGCCCCGTGGCCGATGGAGGCAGCTCTGAGGGTGACACGATGGCCGTGCCAGGGAATGGGGACGTTCCAGATACAAAATCAGAGGCGGAGACTGCTGCCTGCACTGAGTTTGACCGTGAGAGTTTGCTGCTGGCCTTCCACCCTGACCTCATGGACAACgagcctccctgcctgcactccGGGGACCTGCTGAGCCTCATCCTGGACGACGTCACCTCCCTGAAGAGCTTCGACTCCCTGACAGGGTGCGGGGACGACATCGCCGAGCCTGACATCGCTGAGAGCAGCATCTCGGTGGAGCGCAGCCGAGACGCCACCAAACGCAGCTCCTGCCTGGTCACATACCAGGGCGGTGGCGAGGAGATGGCAATCCCTGAGGAGGCTGAGGAGTACCTGCACCAGGTGTGGGACAGCGGCGTGCCAGGGGACAGGAGCTACGGGGCCCAGGTGtcaagcagcagcctggagacgCACGCCTCGCACGAGGCCGACGCCCACCCCTACATGGGGGACGCCATGGACGGCGTTGACCTCCTGACGCCCCAGAGTGACCAGCAGGAGTCTGCCCCGAACAGTGACGAGGGGTATTACGACTCCACCACGCCAGGGCCGGAGGATGAGGCTGGAGAGGAGCTCAAGAAGGACCGACTGCCCCGGGACAGCTACAGCGGAGATGCACTTTATGAGTTTGACACCCTGATGAGCCCCTCTCACGGGGAGGAATCCCTGTTCGAGGGCAAAGTCCCACGCCAGGGCATCTTCAGCTACTTCATGGACTTCTGCCTCCCTGCAGAGAAGAGCCTGATCCAGCAGATGATGGATCAGAAAAGAGGGCTGATGGAAGCCGAAGAAGAGGGGCTTGCAGCCATTCAGAAGGAGCTGCTGtactgggagctgcagagggagccGGTCCTGAAGCGCCTGGATGTGTCCAGCAAGGAGAAGTGTCCCCGGGAAAAGCAGTGCATTGAATGTAAAAGTAGAGCAGCTGGCTCCATTGGCAAGAGTCAGAGTGGCCTTGGGAGTGAGCAGGTGGCCTCGCACACCCCAACCCAGGCTGTCAACGGTGGGGTTGCAGTGGCTAGGGCTGAAAATCCAGAGTGGAGGGATTTTCCAGGGACTCTGTGTCCGGAAAACTGTTACAACAGCCAAAAAGCCCCTGGAAGTTGCCTTACTCAGCTCACAAAGAACAACCCGGGGTTCAACACAGACCTGGACTGTGGGATGTTTGGGGACTCCATCCACGGCAGCGTGGCCCCAGCCAAGGCAGGGATGTTCCCTGGGTTCAGGCTCCCGGAGCAGGAGCGCGgtggtggagcagagcccagccccggcgagccccagGTGGGCAGTGAGCCTGAGCACGCCGTGAGCTTCTCACAGGCTCTGGTGGAGTTCGCCAGCAGCGGGaccctcttctccagcctctccgAGAGCCTGGGGAGCTCGGCCTCCAGCTCGTCCTTCACCCAGaacctccctgccctccccaccaTGGTCACCTTTGACGTGGTGGATGTGGAGCAGGACGGGGAAGGGGAGTGCGAGCAGCACCCGGAGCTGACCGCGGGCGAGGACATCGCCGAGGCCTTCGACGACAGCTACGGACAGAAAGAGTCTTTGGCTGAATGTGACGAGAGAATGTCCCCGGGCTTCTCCCCGGGCTCCTTCCAGAGCTGCAACTGGGGGGTGGCCAGCCTGCCCCGCCACCTGCGCCTGCACGGGCTGAGCCCCTCCATGCCTGCGCCACTCTCCGTGGACCGGAGGAGCCGCTCGCTGGACACGGAGAGCCTGGAGTTCGAGCTGGCCGAGCTGCAGGGCGCCCGGAGCggcccccagccctgccggCTCTGGGCCAGGCGTGAGGCCAGCAGGAAGGACtctgctggagccaggaggagcaggagcaaggagGAGGGCGAGCTGGTGGCTCCCGAGGGCGGCTCAAGCTGGCCGGGCCTGCGGCACCTCCAGCCCGGCACCGACACGGCTCCTGGCGGGATGGAGCTCTGGGGCTTCGTCCCGGCCGGCGCCGTGGAGAGCATCTGGGAGCCATCGGAGCCGCCAGACACCGTGTCCcctttcctgcctctctcccGGGGTGGCACCGGGGAGGCTCCGCAGAGGCGGCCCCAAGATCCAGAGCTGAGCAGGCACCCGCTGCGGCCCTCCAACCTCCCCCTGCAGCTGGAGAccaggtggggctgggaggcagcCGGGTCCTACCGGTACCACGGGGACGTCCCCAAGCTGTCCCGTTTGTTACCCCTGGGAGAAGCCGAGCTGCCTCCGAGCTTCACCTTCACCTGCTCCCCGGAGCACCGCACCAAGGGCAAACCCGTGGGCATCGCCCAGGGCGTGCCACAGCATCCCAGTGGGAGCAGCGGGGACACCGAGGGCCCGGAGCGCTGCCCCGAGCCCCTCAAGGGCAGGGCCACCCCGGGGCACGGCGGCTGCCgcagtgctgtgctcagtgtcACCGATGCAGAGTAG